One window of Triticum dicoccoides isolate Atlit2015 ecotype Zavitan chromosome 5A, WEW_v2.0, whole genome shotgun sequence genomic DNA carries:
- the LOC119301237 gene encoding chlorophyll a-b binding protein 7, chloroplastic-like yields MPPLLLRSPAPPSSGVLCRRRKSIRVRASWQELAGVLVFSAVPFTAVKAIANSPLGASLRRRLESRKAFAAAEADALRAAAREARSSSFWYGGARPRWLGPLRYDYPEHLAGEFPGDYGFDIAGLGRDPVAFANYFNFEILHCRWAMLAALGVVVPELLDLFGIVHFVEPVWWKVGYAKLQGDTLDYLGIPGFRIAGGQGIIVIAICQALLMVGPEYARYCGIEALEPLGIYLPGDINYPGGALFDPLGLSKDPVAFEELKVKEIKNGRLAMVAWIGFYAQAAVTGKGPVQNLVEHLSDPLRNNILSPFL; encoded by the exons ATGCCTCCCCTCCTTCTCCGCTCCCCAGCGCCGCCGTCCTCCGGTGTCCTCTGCCGGCGGCGGAAAAGCATACGTGTGCGTGCGTCGTGGCAGGAGCTGGCGGGCGTGCTGGTGTTCTCCGCCGTCCCCTTCACCGCCGTCAAGGCCATCGCCAACAGCCCCCTCGGCGCCAGCCTCCGGCGCCGCCTCGAGTCCAGGAAGGCCTTCGCCGCCGCCGAGGCAGacgccctccgcgccgccgcccgcgaggCTCGCAGCTCCAG CTTTTGGTACGGGGGAGCTCGACCGCGGTGGCTCGGTCCTCTCCGGTACGACTACCCGGAGCACCTGGCCGGAGAGTTCCCCGGCGATTACGGGTTCGATATAGCAGGTCTGGGCCGGGACCCCGTTGCTTTCGCCAACTACTTCAA CTTTGAGATTTTACATTGTCGATGGGCCATGCTTGCTGCTCTTGGTGTTGTTGTTCCTGAGCTGTTAGATCTATTTGGGATAGTGCATTTTGTGGAGCCTGTGTGGTGGAAAGTTGGTTATGCAAAACTTCAG GGTGATACTCTTGATTACCTTGGGATTCCTGGGTTCCGAATTGCTGGTGGTCAAGGCATCATCGTCATTGCTATCTGTCAAGCCCTTTTGATG GTTGGGCCAGAATATGCGAGATATTGTGGGATCGAGGCGCTAGAACCCTTGGGAATATATCTTCCTGGGGACATAAACTACCCAGGTGGAGCACTGTTCGACCCCTTGGGGCTGTCCAAAGACCCTGTTGCGTTTGAAGAACTCAAGGTGAAGGAGATCAAGAATGGTCGTCTGGCAATGGTTGCATGGATCGGATTCTACGCCCAGGCGGCTGTAACCGGCAAGGGCCCTGTGCAGAACCTCGTCGAGCACTTGTCGGATCCACTCCGCAACAACATTTTATCCCCCTTCCTTTGA
- the LOC119301236 gene encoding uncharacterized protein LOC119301236, which produces MPGSPPAQALPPAPKPRAKRHLLLLLTAPSLLALVLAVLFANSSNPLPRLIHLLLRSRSSLLSPPEPVSAADTSADAGRPPCVLWMAPFASGGGYCSEAWSYVASLDENAAAGVGANFTLSIAHHGDLESPEFWEGLPEQSKNLAYRLATARCELSRAVVVCHSEPGAWYPPMYESLPCPPTGYDEPAFVIGRTMFETDRVTPEHVRRCNQMDAVWVPTDFHVSTFVKSGVDPSKVVKVVQAVDVTFFDPAKHVAFPLPISFSVMAPDDSTRNTDSSKGKGFVFLSVFKWEQRKGWDVLLTAFLQEFSGADDVVLYLLTNAYHSDTDFGGKIHRFVNNSSIEEPVLGWAEVRVVDEHVPQSDLPRLYKAADAFVLPSRGEGWGRPVVEAMAMELPVIVTNWSGPTEYLTQENGYPLDVDRLTEVTEGPFKGHFCAEPSVDHLRALMRRVFGDQEEARRKGRKAREDMVERFSPEVVARIVADQIQQVVVSTQ; this is translated from the coding sequence ATGCCAGGCTCACCTCCGGCGCAGGCTCTCCCTCCAGCACCCAAACCCAGAGCCAAGCgccacctccttctcctcctcacGGCGCCGTCCCTCCTCGCCCTCGTCCTCGCCGTGCTCTTCGCCAACTCAAGCAACCCACTGCCACGCCTCATCCACCTGCTCCTCAGATCGAGGTCTTCCCTTCTCAGCCCACCGGAGCCAGTCTCCGCGGCCGATACCTCGGCTGACGCGGGACGCCCACCATGTGTTCTATGGATGGCCCCTTTCGCCTCCGGCGGCGGCTACTGCTCCGAGGCCTGGTCCTACGTCGCCTCGCTTGACGAGAATGCCGCTGCCGGCGTCGGTGCGAACTTCACGCTCTCAATCGCGCATCACGGCGACCTCGAGTCGCCGGAGTTCTGGGAGGGCTTGCCCGAGCAGTCCAAGAACTTGGCGTACAGGCTCGCCACTGCGCGGTGTGAGCTCTCTCGGGCCGTCGTTGTGTGCCACAGCGAGCCTGGCGCGTGGTACCCGCCGATGTACGAGTCTCTGCCTTGCCCACCTACCGGGTACGACGAGCCGGCGTTCGTCATTGGCCGGACTATGTTCGAGACTGACCGTGTCACGCCGGAGCATGTCAGACGCTGTAACCAGATGGATGCTGTCTGGGTACCGACAGATTTCCACGTCTCCACATTCGTGAAGAGCGGGGTCGATCCCTCCAAGGTCGTCAAGGTAGTGCAGGCCGTCGATGTCACATtctttgatccggccaagcacgtCGCCTTTCCTCTTCCGATTAGTTTCTCTGTCATGGCGCCTGATGATTCTACACGGAATACTGATAGCTCCAAAGGCAAAGGTTTTGTGTTTCTTAGCGTGTTCAAATGGGAGCAGAGGAAGGGCTGGGATGTGCTTCTGACAGCCTTTCTGCAGGAGTTCTCTGGAGCTGATGATGTTGTACTCTACCTACTGACCAATGCCTACCACTCTGACACAGATTTTGGAGGAAAAATCCACAGATTTGTGAACAACTCCAGCATTGAGGAGCCAGTGCTAGGATGGGCAGAAGTCCGGGTGGTTGATGAGCATGTCCCACAGTCCGACCTTCCAAGGTTGTACAAGGCTGCAGATGCGTTTGTGCTACCTTCCCGTGGCGAGGGGTGGGGCAGGCCGGTGGTCGAAGCCATGGCCATGGAACTGCCAGTGATTGTGACGAATTGGTCAGGCCCAACGGAGTACCTGACTCAAGAGAATGGATACCCACTGGACGTGGACAGGCTGACTGAGGTCACAGAAGGGCCATTCAAGGGCCATTTCTGCGCTGAGCCATCAGTTGATCATCTGAGAGCTTTGATGAGGCGCGTCTTTGGTGATCAAGAGGAGGCAAGGAGAAAAGGGAGGAAGGCAAGGGAAGACATGGTCGAGAGGTTTTCGCCAGAGGTTGTGGCAAGGATTGTTGCTGATCAGATACAACAGGTGGTTGTCAGTACTCAGTAG